The following are encoded in a window of Halorarum salinum genomic DNA:
- a CDS encoding DUF7384 family protein: MSDRPEPSPARVVADADVLAADLLVGGAAREALDHLRRHSWTTLVASDALLDDAEAVIAALADASLAADWRERVEAWRERVEHPADDHPALASAYRGGAMHVLSFDERLTGPRAAVGLRDRFPVSVREPAAFASLFDPEGLHAEAVGGEYPGPDRDPRE; this comes from the coding sequence ATGAGTGACCGCCCGGAGCCGTCCCCGGCGCGGGTCGTCGCGGACGCCGACGTGTTGGCCGCGGACCTGCTGGTCGGCGGCGCCGCTCGGGAGGCGCTCGACCACCTCCGCCGCCACTCGTGGACGACCCTCGTCGCGAGCGACGCGCTGCTGGACGACGCGGAGGCCGTGATCGCCGCCCTGGCGGACGCGTCGCTCGCGGCGGACTGGCGCGAGCGCGTCGAGGCGTGGCGCGAGAGGGTCGAGCACCCGGCCGACGACCACCCGGCGCTGGCGTCGGCCTATCGCGGCGGCGCGATGCACGTCCTCTCGTTCGACGAGCGGCTCACCGGGCCGCGAGCGGCGGTCGGGCTCCGGGACCGCTTCCCGGTGAGCGTCCGCGAACCGGCGGCGTTCGCGTCGCTGTTCGACCCGGAGGGCCTCCACGCGGAGGCCGTGGGCGGGGAGTACCCCGGTCCCGATCGGGACCCGCGGGAGTAG
- a CDS encoding non-canonical purine NTP pyrophosphatase — MLRYVTTNEGKVREAREYLGDGDVEQLDFDYTEVQADDLEPIAARGAREAYRHAGEPVLVDDAGLFVDGFDGFPGPYSAFVEDTLGVEAVQRLVARELDERRARFRCVLAYCDGGEFDASPDPVDRDDRVAAAATGGNRDEQETRALPVKLFAGEVRGRIVEPRGDGGFGYDPIFEHDGATFAEMSAAEKNAISHRGRALGKFAEWFQER, encoded by the coding sequence GCGGGAGGCCCGCGAGTACCTCGGCGACGGCGACGTCGAGCAACTCGACTTCGACTACACGGAGGTGCAGGCGGACGACCTCGAACCGATCGCCGCCCGCGGCGCCAGGGAGGCGTACCGACACGCCGGGGAGCCGGTGCTCGTCGACGACGCGGGGCTGTTCGTCGACGGCTTCGACGGCTTCCCCGGCCCGTACTCCGCGTTCGTGGAGGACACCCTCGGCGTCGAGGCGGTCCAGCGGCTCGTCGCCCGCGAACTCGACGAGCGCCGCGCGCGGTTCCGCTGCGTGCTCGCATACTGTGACGGCGGGGAGTTCGACGCGTCCCCGGACCCGGTCGACCGCGACGACCGTGTCGCCGCCGCCGCGACGGGCGGGAACCGGGACGAGCAGGAGACCCGCGCGCTCCCCGTCAAGCTCTTCGCCGGCGAGGTTCGGGGCCGGATCGTCGAACCCCGCGGCGACGGCGGGTTCGGCTACGACCCGATCTTCGAGCACGACGGGGCGACGTTCGCCGAGATGAGCGCGGCCGAGAAGAACGCGATCTCCCACAGGGGCCGGGCGCTCGGGAAGTTCGCGGAGTGGTTTCAGGAGCGGTAG